In Leptolyngbya sp. CCY15150, a genomic segment contains:
- a CDS encoding efflux RND transporter permease subunit codes for MFANFFIKRPVFASVCAFIVLLVGLISIPTLPIAQYPDISPTQVTVQANYTGANAEVVESSVTNVLEREINGVEGLRYMTSSSSNSGTSSITVTFEADRDPDIAAVDVQNRVSSAQPRLPESVQRTGVTVNKENSNFLMAIGLFAENDEYDDVFLSNYTDLYMVDALRRIPGIGNVIIFGERQYAMRIWLDPNRLASRALTPQDVVNAINEQNLQTGIGRIGQPPLDDGQQYQIDLRAVSRLTDVSEFENLVVKRGDDGTLVRLGDVGRAELGAEDYSTFLRFRGQEAVGLGIVQLPGSNALEVSRAIKAELERLSQSFPPGMRYQIAFDTTLYVEESLSEVMWTLLIAIALVVFVIFIFLQNWRTTLIPAITIPTALVGTFIFVNLFGFSINSLTLFGLTLATGMVVDDAIIVVENISRLIQDEGLPPVEAAIESMRELTGAVVATSLVLMAVFIPVAFFPGTTGALYRQFALTIAFSITVSTFLALTLTPALGALLLRPDRHDEGWLGHLFQRFNRFLDSTQRNYRSFLGRLVRVRSLMVGIFIVLLGLTALVYTSVPSAFLPEEDQGYFITIVQAPEGVSLNYTSDVLTQIEDEILQIPEVVATFAVGGFSFSGSTANSGIVFSTLTPWKERTGPGQSASAIIGQLFGTFSQITEARVFPVNPPTIQGLGQFGGFNFQLQDRRGSGPLDDLLATTGQFLGQANQTPGLQAVFTTFSANSPQFLVNVDRNTAKALGVNIDDIFSTLETAIGSRYVNDFTLGQRNYRVYVQADQQFRSSPEDIEQIYVRSQAGEMIPISSLIDIEPTTGAQTINHFNLFRSIEISGSPAPGYSSGDAISRVEELAAQLPPGFGYEWAGTSREEIESGGQAPLIFGLGLVFVFLVLAAQYENYLDPLIILLAVPLAVLGALSAQALRGLENDLYCQIGLVMLIGLSSKNSILIVEFANQLRERGMSITKAALEASRDRLRPILMTAFSTLLGIFPLTIATGAGAASRQSLGTTVFGGMFIATFLSLFVVPVLYIVISLASDRLMKRFR; via the coding sequence ATGTTTGCCAACTTTTTCATCAAGCGCCCAGTCTTTGCCTCCGTCTGTGCGTTCATTGTGTTACTCGTCGGGTTGATCAGCATTCCCACCCTGCCCATTGCGCAATATCCGGATATTAGTCCCACCCAGGTGACGGTGCAGGCCAACTACACTGGCGCTAATGCGGAAGTGGTCGAAAGTAGCGTCACCAATGTATTGGAGCGTGAAATCAACGGGGTTGAGGGGCTGCGCTACATGACCTCCAGCAGCAGTAACAGCGGAACGTCCTCGATCACCGTCACCTTTGAGGCCGATCGCGACCCCGATATTGCTGCTGTGGATGTGCAAAATCGCGTATCTTCAGCCCAGCCGCGCCTACCGGAAAGCGTGCAGCGTACTGGGGTGACGGTTAATAAGGAAAACAGCAACTTTTTGATGGCGATCGGGCTGTTTGCTGAGAATGATGAATATGATGACGTGTTCCTCAGCAACTACACCGACCTGTACATGGTGGATGCCCTGCGGCGCATTCCTGGCATTGGTAATGTGATCATTTTTGGGGAACGCCAATATGCCATGCGCATCTGGCTGGATCCCAACCGCTTAGCATCTCGGGCGCTAACGCCTCAGGATGTAGTGAATGCCATTAATGAGCAAAATCTGCAAACCGGGATTGGGCGTATTGGGCAACCGCCCTTAGACGACGGACAGCAGTATCAAATTGACCTGCGTGCCGTTAGCCGGCTCACGGATGTATCGGAATTCGAGAACCTGGTGGTGAAACGGGGGGATGACGGTACATTAGTGCGCCTCGGTGATGTGGGCCGGGCAGAACTGGGAGCGGAAGACTACAGCACCTTCCTGCGATTTCGAGGCCAGGAGGCTGTGGGGCTGGGGATCGTGCAGCTTCCTGGCAGCAATGCCCTAGAGGTTTCCAGGGCGATCAAAGCGGAGCTAGAACGGTTGTCCCAAAGCTTTCCGCCAGGGATGCGCTACCAAATTGCCTTTGATACTACGCTGTATGTCGAAGAATCCCTTTCTGAGGTGATGTGGACGCTGCTGATTGCGATCGCCCTGGTGGTGTTCGTGATTTTCATCTTTCTGCAAAACTGGCGCACCACGCTGATTCCCGCCATTACTATTCCAACTGCCCTCGTCGGCACCTTCATCTTCGTCAACCTGTTTGGCTTTTCCATCAACAGCCTCACCCTGTTTGGGTTGACCTTGGCGACAGGCATGGTGGTGGATGACGCCATCATTGTGGTGGAAAATATCAGTCGTCTGATTCAAGACGAGGGACTACCGCCTGTGGAGGCGGCCATTGAATCCATGCGGGAGTTGACGGGAGCGGTGGTGGCCACCTCCCTGGTGTTGATGGCCGTGTTCATTCCCGTGGCCTTCTTCCCAGGCACCACCGGAGCCCTCTACCGCCAATTTGCCCTGACCATTGCCTTTTCGATTACCGTTTCCACCTTCCTAGCCCTAACCCTGACCCCAGCCCTCGGGGCTCTGTTGCTCAGACCCGATCGCCATGATGAGGGCTGGCTCGGCCATCTCTTCCAGCGCTTCAACCGTTTCCTGGATAGTACCCAGCGGAATTATCGCAGTTTCCTAGGGCGGCTGGTGCGGGTGCGCAGCTTAATGGTGGGTATCTTCATTGTGCTGCTAGGGCTCACGGCTCTCGTCTACACCAGTGTGCCCAGCGCCTTCTTGCCGGAGGAAGACCAGGGCTACTTCATCACCATTGTGCAGGCCCCGGAAGGTGTCTCGCTCAACTACACCAGCGATGTGCTGACCCAGATTGAAGACGAGATTTTGCAAATTCCTGAAGTAGTGGCCACCTTTGCCGTGGGAGGCTTTAGCTTCAGCGGCAGCACCGCCAACAGCGGGATTGTGTTTTCTACCCTGACGCCTTGGAAAGAGCGGACGGGCCCCGGTCAATCGGCGTCAGCCATCATTGGGCAACTATTTGGCACATTCTCCCAAATTACGGAAGCAAGGGTTTTTCCGGTGAATCCTCCCACCATTCAGGGGTTAGGACAATTTGGTGGATTTAACTTCCAGCTCCAGGATCGTCGGGGTAGCGGCCCTCTGGATGATCTGCTGGCCACCACCGGCCAGTTTCTAGGACAGGCTAACCAAACTCCTGGCCTGCAGGCGGTCTTCACCACATTTTCGGCGAATTCACCACAGTTTTTGGTCAACGTCGATCGCAATACGGCGAAAGCTCTCGGCGTCAACATTGACGATATTTTCAGCACCCTAGAAACAGCGATCGGCTCCCGCTATGTGAATGACTTCACCTTGGGGCAACGCAACTATCGGGTCTATGTGCAGGCTGATCAACAGTTTCGATCGAGCCCTGAGGATATTGAGCAAATCTACGTGCGATCGCAGGCCGGTGAGATGATTCCTATCAGTTCGCTGATTGATATTGAACCTACCACGGGTGCTCAAACCATTAACCACTTCAACCTGTTTCGATCGATCGAAATTTCTGGATCGCCTGCCCCTGGCTATAGTTCGGGAGATGCGATCAGCCGCGTGGAAGAGCTCGCAGCCCAGCTTCCTCCCGGCTTTGGCTATGAATGGGCCGGCACCTCCCGAGAAGAGATCGAATCTGGCGGACAAGCGCCCCTGATTTTTGGTCTAGGGCTCGTCTTTGTCTTTCTTGTCCTAGCTGCCCAGTATGAAAACTACCTGGATCCCCTGATCATTCTCCTGGCGGTGCCCCTAGCCGTCCTAGGCGCGCTCTCGGCCCAGGCCCTGCGCGGATTGGAAAATGATCTCTATTGCCAGATTGGTTTGGTGATGTTGATTGGTCTGTCGAGCAAAAACTCTATTTTGATTGTGGAGTTTGCCAACCAACTGCGCGAACGGGGCATGTCGATTACCAAGGCGGCCCTGGAAGCCTCCCGAGATCGCCTCCGACCCATTTTGATGACCGCCTTTTCCACCCTGCTGGGTATTTTCCCTCTGACCATCGCCACCGGAGCTGGGGCCGCTAGCCGTCAGTCTCTGGGTACCACGGTCTTTGGCGGCATGTTCATCGCCACGTTCCTGAGCCTCTTTGTGGTGCCGGTGCTGTACATTGTCATCTCCCTGGCCAGCGATCGCCTCATGAAGCGGTTTCGTTAA
- a CDS encoding SRPBCC family protein, with protein sequence MSDWLEHSVQVEVETPVEHVWSLWSDLEQMPRWMKWIDSVQILEDDPELSRWTLASGGLEFRWLSRILKVTPNQIIQWESVDGLPNRGAIRFYDRGDRSIVKLTVAYAIPGILGQLMDNLFLGRVVESTIQADLERFRNYALAHRS encoded by the coding sequence ATGTCTGATTGGCTCGAACATAGCGTTCAAGTTGAAGTCGAAACCCCCGTCGAGCACGTCTGGAGTCTATGGTCTGACCTAGAACAGATGCCGCGCTGGATGAAATGGATCGACTCGGTACAGATTTTGGAGGACGATCCCGAACTCTCTCGCTGGACCTTGGCCTCCGGAGGTCTAGAATTTCGCTGGCTCTCCCGCATTTTGAAGGTCACGCCCAATCAAATTATTCAATGGGAGTCGGTAGACGGGCTGCCCAATCGCGGTGCAATTCGGTTCTACGACCGAGGCGATCGCAGCATTGTAAAGCTCACCGTTGCCTATGCTATTCCCGGTATTTTGGGGCAGTTGATGGACAACCTCTTCCTGGGTCGTGTGGTCGAATCGACCATTCAGGCCGATCTCGAACGCTTCCGTAACTATGCCCTTGCCCACCGTTCATAG
- a CDS encoding efflux RND transporter periplasmic adaptor subunit, whose product MTHPTQESAISPSSDREASSSTPSSSSKRPWLIGLGIILLLVGGGVGWRWWMSSQAGGGAPEGMMMPGGGLPVQLETVERSPIEESSEFIGNLESRNSVSLRPEIEGRVVEIYAEPGQQVEAGTPIVQLSPDELQSDLASLLADINSARAIRASSASEVDALIADRVAAVAEVDLQQEEFNRASALVEEGAFPQQQLDLAARNLDSAIAQLNALDRRIDSARANLAESEAALERAQADAASANARLQDTVVVAPFNGTLGDIPVKVGDFVSQGDLLTSVTQDQTLELRLSVPIERRPLMRNGLPVELVDTQGTTLRQGQVSFIAPQVEPGAQTVLAKASFSNGDRRLLDGQSVRARMIWNQENGILIPTEAIARIAGQTFVYIAVAPPPSEDGSEGPALIAQQRQVTLGSIQGNRYQVLEGLEPGEQLIVSGILNLSDGVPIMPEEQEAAEEAPPAPEANK is encoded by the coding sequence ATGACCCATCCAACTCAAGAATCTGCCATTAGTCCATCCTCTGATCGTGAGGCTTCATCATCTACGCCATCCAGTTCCTCTAAGCGGCCATGGCTCATTGGGTTAGGCATTATTCTGCTGCTTGTGGGAGGCGGAGTGGGCTGGCGTTGGTGGATGAGCAGCCAAGCCGGTGGGGGAGCCCCTGAGGGCATGATGATGCCAGGCGGCGGCCTACCCGTGCAACTGGAGACCGTTGAGCGATCGCCCATTGAGGAGTCGTCCGAGTTCATCGGCAATTTAGAATCTCGCAACTCCGTGAGCCTGCGACCTGAGATTGAGGGTCGTGTGGTCGAGATCTATGCGGAGCCAGGACAGCAGGTTGAGGCTGGCACACCGATCGTGCAGCTCAGCCCCGATGAGCTCCAGTCTGATCTAGCTAGTTTGCTAGCCGATATCAATTCAGCACGGGCCATTCGAGCCAGTTCTGCCTCTGAAGTTGATGCCCTCATTGCCGATCGGGTAGCCGCCGTTGCCGAAGTAGACCTCCAGCAGGAAGAATTTAACCGCGCCTCAGCGCTGGTTGAAGAAGGAGCCTTTCCTCAGCAGCAGCTCGACTTGGCGGCGCGTAATCTGGATTCTGCGATCGCTCAATTGAATGCCCTAGACCGGCGGATTGACTCAGCCCGTGCCAATTTGGCCGAATCAGAAGCTGCTCTGGAACGCGCCCAAGCCGATGCGGCCAGCGCCAATGCCCGACTACAGGATACCGTCGTGGTGGCTCCTTTCAACGGCACCTTGGGCGATATTCCTGTCAAGGTGGGAGACTTTGTCAGCCAAGGTGATCTCCTCACGAGCGTGACCCAGGATCAAACCTTGGAACTACGGCTCTCCGTGCCCATTGAACGGCGTCCGTTGATGCGCAATGGCCTACCGGTGGAACTGGTGGATACCCAGGGAACTACTCTGCGCCAAGGGCAGGTTAGCTTTATCGCGCCCCAAGTGGAGCCCGGAGCCCAAACCGTTTTAGCCAAAGCGTCGTTTTCCAATGGCGATCGCCGCCTGCTGGATGGACAATCGGTGCGGGCTCGGATGATTTGGAACCAAGAGAATGGCATCTTAATTCCCACAGAAGCGATCGCCCGCATTGCCGGACAAACCTTCGTCTATATCGCCGTTGCCCCACCCCCCTCTGAGGATGGAAGCGAGGGCCCAGCTCTGATCGCCCAACAGCGCCAAGTCACTCTAGGCAGCATCCAAGGCAACCGCTATCAGGTTCTAGAAGGGCTAGAACCCGGTGAGCAGCTCATTGTTTCAGGCATCCTTAATTTGTCGGACGGTGTCCCCATCATGCCCGAAGAGCAAGAGGCAGCCGAAGAAGCGCCTCCAGCCCCAGAAGCCAATAAATAA
- a CDS encoding response regulator transcription factor, which produces MPRILVIDDDSAISELVAVNLEMAGYDVSQAADGIKGQAMALQLIPDLIMLDLMLPKVDGFTVCQRLRRDERTADIPVLMLTALGQTQNKVEGFNAGADDYLTKPFEVEEMLARVRALLRRTDRIPQAAKHTEILNYGPLTLVPERLEAIWFDRTVKLTHLEFELLHCLLQRHGQTVSPSEILKEVWGYDPDDDIETIRVHVRHLRTKLEPDPRHPKYIKTVYGAGYCLELPRVEQTESEDSPQAV; this is translated from the coding sequence ATGCCTCGGATACTTGTCATTGACGACGATTCTGCAATTTCAGAACTGGTTGCTGTCAACCTAGAAATGGCCGGCTATGATGTGAGTCAGGCAGCGGATGGTATTAAAGGTCAGGCCATGGCTCTGCAACTGATACCTGACCTGATCATGTTGGACTTAATGCTGCCCAAGGTGGATGGCTTTACGGTGTGCCAACGGCTGCGGCGAGATGAGCGCACAGCAGATATCCCCGTGCTGATGCTCACGGCCCTTGGACAAACCCAAAACAAAGTGGAAGGCTTCAATGCGGGAGCTGATGATTACTTAACGAAGCCGTTTGAAGTTGAGGAAATGCTGGCACGGGTTCGAGCCCTGTTGCGCCGCACCGATCGCATTCCCCAGGCGGCAAAGCATACCGAAATCCTCAACTACGGGCCGCTGACCCTAGTTCCAGAGCGGCTAGAAGCCATTTGGTTTGACCGAACGGTTAAGCTCACCCACCTAGAATTTGAGTTGCTCCATTGCCTCTTGCAGCGCCATGGGCAAACCGTTTCCCCGAGTGAAATCTTGAAAGAGGTGTGGGGCTATGATCCAGATGACGATATTGAAACCATCCGGGTTCACGTTCGCCATCTACGCACCAAGCTAGAGCCAGATCCCCGTCATCCCAAATATATTAAAACGGTCTATGGGGCAGGCTACTGCTTGGAGCTTCCCAGAGTTGAGCAGACTGAATCAGAAGACTCTCCCCAAGCCGTCTAA
- a CDS encoding Npun_R1517 family heterocyst differentiation transcriptional regulator, whose amino-acid sequence MKTGSLRQQTETSEVGVYDCEIHLKFRLVEDKEVMAVDSEQLLELLLEALSCGADDCLETLDAVVDVQETSEVNASPRMRRQLMRLRNSLA is encoded by the coding sequence ATGAAGACTGGTTCCCTACGGCAACAAACCGAAACCTCTGAAGTCGGTGTGTATGATTGCGAGATTCACCTCAAATTTCGGTTGGTTGAAGATAAAGAGGTGATGGCTGTTGATTCAGAGCAACTCCTAGAACTGCTGCTTGAAGCATTGTCTTGCGGCGCAGATGATTGTCTAGAAACGCTGGATGCTGTGGTTGATGTGCAAGAGACCTCTGAGGTCAATGCATCCCCTCGAATGCGCCGTCAGCTCATGCGTTTGCGCAATTCTCTTGCCTAG
- a CDS encoding DICT sensory domain-containing protein: MTMTTSVLEELLQSMPHLRSQMYFKASLTALSHAMEDQVLADTGQPLVIANFQRERFYRQEVNRYLRIAALTPQVYVLAAAETEFSNRSDHYEMVAFDANDELRHEWHLVVIGARYSACLICRERQGVSDFEGAEGMTVDQTRRFEGVWTFDRHVSCEAAKLLLNRVAYYRPEIIKKVEQARADFLTDGPLPPRDIDPDPFAQRLVTYLQAGQYKLLKAYRSIAAQERRERLANLITTAIRRSLNPQEIFAVAVKELGQAMEVCRCLIYRCKARDQAAQIHHEYRFEEGLASLHGESWPLADNPLFQVLTESLEPVAIVDTEQTQAFDLEAVRSLIDRWQIRSWLMVPIVYQGRLLGVIELQSCIADPHDWSADEMSLVEAIATQLGTTLIQAESYAHLEDLNEQLEALERTRSNLIAITGHELRTPLSTIQICLESLSSEPDMPLELRQVMLSSALSDAERMRTLVQDFLTLSQLESGRVKWHLEPLDLEECVDLALSGIRTRQSEGKMPTITANVSLPELPLVRADGEWLVELLSKLLDNACKFTEPEGQVVIEARPASDAKAMLEVTIRDTGRGIEPNRLEAVFERFYQEEGALRRTAGGTGLGLAICRQIVVGLGGKIWAESAGRDQGTQFHFTIPTADTARSAPPPAIAPSRPPRRSSNPKRASLR; the protein is encoded by the coding sequence ATGACCATGACGACTTCCGTCTTGGAAGAGTTATTGCAATCCATGCCCCACCTGCGGTCACAGATGTACTTTAAAGCATCCTTGACAGCTCTTTCCCATGCCATGGAAGACCAGGTGCTGGCAGATACAGGGCAGCCTCTTGTCATTGCCAATTTTCAACGAGAACGATTTTACCGCCAAGAGGTCAACCGCTACCTACGCATTGCAGCATTAACCCCTCAGGTCTATGTCTTAGCCGCCGCCGAAACAGAATTTTCTAACCGCAGCGACCATTATGAAATGGTGGCCTTTGATGCCAATGATGAGCTGCGGCATGAATGGCATCTGGTGGTGATCGGGGCGCGGTATTCTGCCTGTTTAATCTGCCGTGAGCGCCAGGGCGTTTCTGACTTCGAGGGCGCTGAAGGGATGACGGTGGATCAAACCCGGCGGTTTGAAGGAGTTTGGACCTTTGATCGCCACGTGAGCTGTGAAGCCGCCAAGCTTTTATTAAACCGTGTCGCCTACTATCGCCCCGAGATTATCAAGAAGGTGGAGCAGGCCCGTGCTGACTTCCTCACGGATGGCCCCCTGCCGCCCCGAGATATTGACCCCGATCCCTTTGCTCAGCGCCTGGTTACCTATCTGCAAGCTGGGCAATACAAGCTTTTGAAAGCCTACCGCTCCATCGCGGCTCAGGAGCGCCGAGAACGATTGGCTAACCTGATTACCACCGCTATTCGGCGATCGCTCAATCCTCAAGAAATTTTCGCCGTGGCGGTCAAAGAACTGGGGCAGGCCATGGAGGTATGTCGCTGCTTGATCTATCGCTGCAAGGCTCGGGATCAAGCGGCCCAGATTCACCACGAGTATCGGTTTGAGGAAGGTCTGGCCTCGCTCCACGGAGAATCTTGGCCCTTGGCTGACAATCCTCTCTTTCAAGTGTTGACCGAAAGCCTAGAGCCGGTTGCCATTGTAGATACAGAGCAGACCCAAGCCTTTGACCTAGAAGCGGTGCGATCGCTGATTGATCGTTGGCAGATCCGGTCGTGGTTGATGGTGCCGATTGTCTACCAAGGTCGCCTGCTGGGGGTGATTGAGCTACAGTCTTGTATCGCTGACCCCCATGATTGGTCGGCGGATGAAATGAGTCTGGTAGAGGCGATTGCCACCCAATTGGGCACAACGCTGATTCAAGCCGAGTCCTACGCCCATCTTGAAGATCTCAATGAGCAGCTTGAAGCCCTAGAACGCACCCGCAGTAACCTGATTGCCATCACCGGCCACGAGCTGCGCACCCCGTTGTCTACTATTCAAATCTGCCTAGAGAGTCTATCCAGCGAACCTGATATGCCTCTAGAACTGCGGCAGGTGATGCTCAGTTCTGCCCTCTCCGATGCCGAACGCATGCGCACCCTGGTGCAGGATTTTCTCACCCTCTCGCAACTGGAAAGCGGTCGAGTGAAGTGGCATCTGGAGCCGCTGGATTTAGAGGAATGTGTGGACTTGGCCCTGAGCGGCATCCGTACCCGGCAGTCGGAGGGCAAGATGCCGACGATTACGGCCAATGTGTCCTTGCCGGAACTGCCGCTGGTGCGGGCTGATGGAGAATGGCTGGTGGAATTGCTCTCCAAGCTGTTGGACAATGCCTGTAAATTTACCGAGCCGGAAGGGCAGGTGGTGATTGAGGCCCGGCCCGCGAGCGATGCCAAAGCCATGCTGGAGGTGACCATTCGTGACACCGGGCGCGGCATTGAACCCAACCGCCTAGAGGCGGTTTTTGAACGGTTTTACCAAGAAGAAGGAGCCCTTCGGCGCACGGCCGGCGGGACGGGGCTGGGCTTGGCCATTTGCCGCCAGATTGTTGTGGGGTTGGGGGGCAAAATCTGGGCGGAGTCTGCTGGTCGTGACCAGGGCACCCAGTTCCACTTCACCATTCCCACCGCGGATACGGCCCGCTCGGCTCCACCCCCGGCGATCGCTCCCTCCCGTCCTCCCCGGCGATCGTCCAACCCCAAGCGCGCCAGCTTGCGGTAG
- the zds gene encoding 9,9'-di-cis-zeta-carotene desaturase, whose protein sequence is MRVAIIGAGLAGLSTAVELADAGHEVEIFESRPFVGGKVGSWVDAEGNHLEMGLHVFFGCYYNLFALMGKVGAIDHLLLKEHVHTFVNSGGTLGALDFRFITGAPFNGLKAFFTTSQLSVQDKLQNAIALGTSPIVRGLVDFEGAMRSIRDLDGISFADWFRQHGGSNGSLKRMWNPIAYALGFIDTEQISARCMLTIFQFFAARTEASVLRMLEGSPYDYLHKPILDYLGARGCQVHTRRGVREILFSEEGDRTQITGLAIANGDTVETITADAYVCACDVPGVQRLLPETWRKWDQFENVYKLETVPVATVQLRFDGWVTELTNAAERTQVDHAAGLDNLLYTADADFSCFADLALTSPSNYYREGQGSLIQAVLTPGDPFIKQPNDAIAQHVLDQVHNLFPSSRSLTMTWSSVVKLAQSLYREAPGMDRYRPDQKTPIANFFLAGSYTQQDYIDSMEGATISGKRAAKVILESFGDRTDIQELTLVA, encoded by the coding sequence ATGCGAGTTGCAATTATTGGGGCAGGGCTAGCCGGACTTTCGACCGCCGTGGAACTGGCGGATGCCGGGCATGAGGTAGAAATCTTTGAATCGCGTCCTTTTGTGGGCGGTAAGGTGGGTAGCTGGGTGGATGCTGAGGGCAATCACCTAGAAATGGGGCTGCATGTTTTCTTCGGCTGCTATTACAACCTCTTTGCCCTGATGGGAAAAGTGGGCGCGATTGATCACCTGCTGCTCAAGGAGCATGTCCATACCTTCGTGAACTCCGGCGGCACCCTAGGCGCGCTCGACTTCCGCTTCATCACCGGCGCACCGTTTAACGGTCTGAAAGCCTTTTTCACCACCTCTCAACTGTCGGTGCAAGACAAGCTACAAAATGCGATCGCCCTCGGCACCAGTCCAATTGTGCGGGGCTTGGTCGATTTTGAAGGAGCCATGCGCTCCATCCGTGACCTCGATGGCATCAGCTTTGCCGATTGGTTTCGTCAGCATGGCGGCTCCAACGGTAGCCTGAAGCGTATGTGGAATCCCATTGCCTATGCCTTGGGCTTTATTGACACCGAGCAGATTTCTGCCCGCTGTATGCTGACCATCTTCCAATTTTTTGCTGCCCGCACCGAGGCATCGGTGCTGCGGATGCTGGAAGGTTCGCCCTACGACTACCTGCACAAACCCATTTTGGATTACCTGGGAGCGCGCGGCTGTCAGGTGCATACCCGACGCGGCGTGCGCGAGATTTTGTTCAGTGAAGAGGGCGATCGCACTCAGATCACTGGCCTGGCGATCGCCAACGGTGACACCGTGGAAACCATTACCGCCGACGCCTACGTCTGCGCCTGCGATGTGCCTGGTGTCCAACGGCTGCTGCCCGAGACTTGGCGGAAATGGGATCAGTTCGAGAATGTGTATAAGCTAGAAACCGTTCCCGTCGCCACCGTGCAACTGCGTTTCGACGGCTGGGTCACCGAGTTGACCAATGCCGCCGAGCGCACCCAGGTTGACCATGCGGCGGGGCTGGATAACCTGCTCTATACGGCCGATGCTGATTTCTCCTGCTTTGCCGACCTAGCGCTGACCAGTCCCAGCAACTATTACCGCGAGGGTCAAGGTTCTCTGATCCAAGCCGTGCTCACCCCCGGCGATCCCTTCATTAAGCAACCCAACGACGCGATCGCCCAGCATGTGCTCGACCAAGTTCACAACCTGTTTCCCTCATCGCGATCGCTGACCATGACCTGGTCTAGTGTGGTAAAGCTAGCCCAGTCGCTGTACCGGGAAGCGCCGGGTATGGATCGATATCGCCCCGATCAAAAGACGCCGATCGCCAACTTCTTCCTGGCCGGTAGCTACACCCAGCAAGATTACATTGACAGCATGGAAGGGGCGACCATTTCTGGCAAACGGGCGGCCAAGGTCATCCTAGAATCCTTCGGCGATCGCACCGATATTCAAGAGCTGACCCTGGTTGCCTAG
- a CDS encoding alpha/beta fold hydrolase, producing MTHSPAYTPPWLLKNGLAMTLHTARWVKRHWQQLTLEPQPIYRSHIFYGANGVPLHAWIAQPPGAIATMIGTYGITGCLDNQWLLQILGRKAIARGFAVILFDWRAHGKSGELSPTLTSDGLYEGQDFVHIADQAKAMGFPSPFWFTGFSLGGQLALWGGHAAQDLSAYAHLQPEDMGGVAVICPNLDSNRSLTYLMQAPLGRYVERAITQELTRLAWKLHHFHPQAIDPEAIRRARSIRGFDQELVIPALGFATVEDYYEASNPLPLLPHLSHPTLILYAADDPLFAPSIIADLQQACRDNPAITLWLTRYGGHIGYLSSQACQSFWGDRDPWWAWNRLLDWCTAHPKTAARSAELGGDRLESSVHERSPSMCAQLPNIPHV from the coding sequence ATGACCCATTCCCCGGCTTATACTCCCCCCTGGCTGCTGAAAAATGGCCTAGCCATGACCCTGCATACGGCCCGCTGGGTCAAGCGACATTGGCAGCAACTCACCCTCGAACCACAGCCGATCTACCGCAGTCATATCTTTTACGGCGCGAATGGGGTGCCGCTGCACGCCTGGATTGCTCAGCCCCCCGGAGCGATCGCCACCATGATTGGCACCTACGGCATCACGGGCTGCTTAGACAATCAATGGCTGCTGCAAATTCTAGGACGGAAAGCGATCGCCCGAGGTTTTGCCGTGATTTTGTTTGACTGGCGAGCCCATGGCAAAAGCGGTGAACTATCACCCACCCTCACCTCCGATGGTCTCTATGAGGGGCAAGACTTTGTCCACATTGCCGACCAGGCCAAAGCCATGGGCTTTCCCAGTCCCTTTTGGTTTACCGGCTTTTCCCTGGGCGGACAGTTGGCCCTGTGGGGTGGTCATGCCGCCCAAGATCTCAGCGCCTATGCTCACCTGCAGCCCGAGGATATGGGTGGCGTTGCGGTCATTTGCCCCAATCTCGACTCCAACCGCTCCCTCACCTACCTAATGCAGGCCCCGCTGGGTCGATATGTGGAGCGAGCTATTACCCAGGAGCTCACTCGCCTGGCCTGGAAGCTCCATCATTTCCACCCCCAAGCCATTGACCCAGAAGCGATTCGGCGAGCTCGCAGCATTCGTGGCTTCGACCAAGAGCTGGTGATTCCTGCCCTAGGCTTCGCTACCGTAGAAGACTACTACGAAGCCAGCAACCCTCTGCCGTTACTGCCCCACCTATCCCATCCCACCTTGATTCTCTACGCTGCCGACGATCCTCTCTTTGCCCCCAGCATCATTGCCGATCTTCAGCAGGCCTGCCGTGACAATCCTGCCATCACTCTCTGGCTCACCCGCTACGGTGGCCATATTGGCTACCTCAGCAGCCAGGCCTGTCAGTCTTTTTGGGGCGATCGCGATCCGTGGTGGGCATGGAACCGACTGCTTGATTGGTGTACTGCTCATCCAAAAACCGCCGCCCGATCTGCTGAGCTAGGCGGCGATCGCCTTGAGTCATCTGTTCACGAGCGATCCCCAAGCATGTGCGCCCAGCTTCCAAACATCCCCCATGTGTAA